The proteins below come from a single Serratia fonticola genomic window:
- the sufE gene encoding cysteine desulfuration protein SufE encodes MAHLPDKDKLVRNFSRCLNWEEKYLYVIELGSQLPPLDESERQAANLISGCQSQVWIVMSNNAQGQVEFHGDSDAAIVKGLLAVVFIVYHQLTPQQILDLDIRPFFSELALSQHLTPSRSQGLEAMIRAIRSKAAQLA; translated from the coding sequence ATGGCGCATTTGCCGGACAAAGATAAATTGGTGCGTAACTTTTCCCGCTGCCTGAACTGGGAAGAGAAGTACCTGTATGTGATCGAACTGGGTAGCCAGTTGCCACCGTTGGATGAAAGCGAGCGGCAGGCGGCTAACCTGATTTCTGGCTGTCAAAGCCAGGTCTGGATCGTGATGAGCAACAACGCGCAAGGGCAGGTAGAGTTTCATGGTGATAGCGATGCCGCTATCGTCAAGGGGCTGCTGGCGGTGGTGTTTATTGTTTATCACCAGCTTACGCCGCAGCAAATTCTCGATCTGGATATACGCCCATTCTTCAGTGAACTGGCCTTGAGCCAACATCTGACGCCTTCTCGTTCTCAAGGTTTGGAGGCGATGATCCGCGCTATTCGCAGTAAAGCGGCCCAGCTTGCCTGA